The Salminus brasiliensis chromosome 22, fSalBra1.hap2, whole genome shotgun sequence genomic interval tgggcagccaactccagcacccggggagcagagagggtaaagggccttgctcaagggcccaacagtggcagcttgccaagcctgggaattgaacccacaaccttgttatcgacaacccggtgctctaaccgctgagccactactgccccaCATCAAGAGTATTAACAAGGACTTTGCTGCAGTAATAGCCTCTATTCTTCTTGATGTATGAATATTGCTGGAGGTATTAATTACATTCAGCCTCggtagcattagtgaggtcaagtagTGATGCTGGACGATCTATTCCAGATCACAAACATCAGTCCAGCTCCTCGTactgtatggtgctccatcaCTCTAGGAAACGGGGATCCACCCTCAAAGTAGCTGAAGTCTGTCCTTTTGGCCATACTTTATAGTGTACATAAGATTAAGCATTTCAGAATTGAATGTGACCTCATTTAGTTTGTTCCCAAAAGTTTAGATGTAATATTTTGATTAATTACTTTGAAAATTACAAATTTACAGACGTGAATGAAGGGTCTCCAGGATGGATTTTCGTAAAATAATTAAGGAGTGTTTTTTACAGGGGTTTATTCTTGGGCATATGATGACGTTTTCGGAGATGCCATTTCTCTGGCTTGGCCTCACTGACTTTCAGGAAGAGGGTATGTGGATTTGGCAGGATGGCACACCCTTACACAAGCACAGGTTGTAAGTATCTGCCAACATGAAAGTAAACAATGcaccaaaaatacattttgtctAAAGTGGTTATTTGTTAGTTTTGATGCACTGAACAGTGTGAGGTTTCCATGCTTCACTACACCTGCTTCAGTTCATGGAGCATATCATCATTGACATGCTTGACAGGTGGGCTACGTCAGACAGATTTCTATATCTGTATCCATGTTGTCACGGTCAGAACAAAATCttgtatgttgtttttttactgttttacatCATTGGAAATCACCAGCTAGCCTTTATTCCTCTATACTCATAACAGTTATTGTTCTTTATATTCACAAACGGACCAGTAGAAATTGTTCAAAGTTACTCTAAGTAAAATTGTGTGgcattaacttccattgaaaatgaaaactGATATTTAGTTTCCCTTGTAAAGTTACCTTTTTGAAAATtctttttattgtgtgtgttttcagcatAAAGATGCAATGGGACTCGGAGCAGAGAGACTGTGCAGACCTGAGGGGGGGCGGAAGTGTGTTTGCATCCGACTGCAAGGTGTATGGGCCCTGGCTGTGTAAAAAGCCCATGGGGCCTGCCATGGAGTTACCACCCACCAGTTTTAGCATGACTGTTTGAGCAGCACTACATTCAGAGTTTCTCTTAAattctcagacacactctgtcTTGACAACCTTGCCAGTTAGTGAGCAGGTTTTCACACTGGAAGTGAAACAGTGATGCTTCAAAAACCTTAAGTCTCCTGGGACTTAACCTGTGAAGTTACTGTAGCAGGTAAACCTGTCACGATCTTCATACTATTCAAATTAGGGGCCCTGGCCCCCTAGTTGTCTGAGTGTCTCTTTAAATAACACACATACAGCCATGTTTTAGCTCTGAGCTCAGTCATGTATCACCAATTAGCATTTAGCTCTCATGCATGAGGAAAGATCTCTTCagtaataacaaaacaaaaaagatttattaggttaaactttatttttttgttgtttaagtTATCATTGTGATCATTGCGTGGGTGATTAGAGTAACATTTGCCCCTTCATTAGCATGGCTTTTTAGTGAGTGGGTTATGTATGGATTTCACTCAACCACATGTAAACACTTTCAAAAGACATTGTGGACAGTTCATAGACAGTATGTGATTACATGAATAATTAAGTTAGTTATAGCCTAATAATGGCCTAATAGTTTACAGCAGAGCCACTGCTGGACAGTTGTAACTGACCAGGAAACACTTTGGGTCATAAAGTGGACTGACCAGTAAGCAAACAACTTCAGAAATTCCAGGCCCTGCAGACCACACTAGACACCAAAAACACTGGGTTTTCATACATTTCCAACCAAGCACATGCTAATATCTAAAATGGATTTGCGGAAGGGTACCTAAGTAGCACCCATCGATAGGTGCTACTTAGAGGCAGTGTACATGCGCAGACCCACACTATTTAATGTTTTCCTGTAAATGTTTTTCTTCTGGTGGATTATACAATCTAATATCCTCCAGACAACATGTAAAGCACCTTTTAAAAAGCACCATGTTAGAAAGAACCGAAGGTCATTTTACCTGCTTTGCTGCTATTGCCTTTTAATGGCTTTGGTGAGTGAAAAGGATCCAGTAACAGGTGTCTTTGTCATGCCcttgtgttttctcttcctGGTCTTTGTCTCTGTTTTGCTCTTTGTATGTTTGTTTCTTGTCTCCGCCCTAATACCCGTtttgtcattagtgttcccacctgtgcaaCCTCCGTGGCGCCGCCCTcttgttagtctcaggtgttgCTTGTTGGTCTTTGTATAAGTAGTCTCTTTGGTCCAGTGTTGGTTGGTCTAGTCTTTTGATAGTTTTCCAGTGTTTTTGTTTACCAGTTTGTGTTCCTTAGTAtcttgttttgctttgtttgatTTTGTGTTAAGGTACCTGCATTTACATCTGCCTCTGCCTCCAAGTTCCAAGGTCTTACGCTGCTCCACCAAAGTTTCATGGTGCAGTAGCAACTGGCAATGATAGAGGTGCTATTCTCTCTATTACAGTCATTGGAGCATGACATGATTTTTATGATACAATTGCTACATGTTGCTTTAATGTCATTCataatttcatgttttttaagGGGTACATTTTTAAAGATAATTCATATTTACAGCAGATTTCATATTTACACTTTTTATTCTGACGATCTATTAATCAACTACAGTCACTGAAACATGTATCGGCACTAAGTCACATACATATAAAGACAACTGTAAGATTCTctctactaattactaataaacAAGAGGTAGTGATGATCCTTCTCAATGAGTGTGTACTCTGACTTTCTCTGGTTACAGGAAGTACAAACACTAATGCCTTTTAAAGTGAACTGTGTGATTTCTTTGGCATATATGTTATATACAAACATACACTGTAGTGTACACATTGTAAAAATCTCACATATATTAGTCCTAAAATAAAGTGCAGTGTAGTAACAATCACAGTAATAAATGGACAGCTACAGAGAGATAGAAAATacaatacctatatatatatatgatgaagATAGATTAGATTAGTTAGATTTACAtgttaatacataaatatgtgAACATTGTATTGAAATGAAAGGTACATAAATATGTGATATAGTGGTGAGTTTAAGGTAAACATAACTAAAAGAGCTCTGTGTACGGTAGCCAAATCATAAAACAGTAATagtgcatttttatttacactCATCTAAGCAACGGCTATTAACATTTATTGAGACCTGAGTCTCAGAGAAGGAAGAGAGGAAGGAATGGTGGATCTGCTGTGGGTCCTGCCCACAGAAACAGGCAAGGGCAAGAGATGGTTGGTTGATGATATTTCAGGTGGAGGTAGAAGGGTGCCTGCAGTCAGTCTACCTGGATGCTTTTTCAGTGGAGTGCTTGCCACTCTATTAGTGAGGGGGTTGAACACAACTTGGCTGTATATCATCATTGTCATAACAAAACCTtaatctttaaaatgtttacttAAAGAAGAAGGAAACAATATATGTTAATGTAACAACTatatgttaattattattattattattattattgaattactAATAAGATATTGATATGAcagcaatatgacaatatggtttaaatatgttaaatatgaaGTATGAAGTAATGCTATTATGCGGAAAGGCACAGCCTAATAATGTTCCACTCCTCATGCACGTCTTTAGAAGAAGCAAAGTTTTGGAAACTGAACCTACATTTAAGACGTTTAACGCCTTTATGAAGTGCTCCTACTGTTAGGAGAGGATATGGTCATGAGAGTCCTTCCATCCAGTGGGGCAAAGAGGGGGTACAGCTTTTCTCTGAAGTGGCCTGTAAAGGTGTAAATGTGAGATTTGCTCTCCACGTTGTAGAAGGAGATCTGGCCCTCCTCGTAGTCAAGGTAAATCCCCAGCTTCTTGGGCACCAGGGTAAGGGGCAGGGGCGTCTCCGGGTCAGTGCAGGCGTAGAACTGCCTTGTGCTACGCCACAGGGTCCAGTAGCCCTTGGATGGCTTCATGGGAATGCGCCCGTGCCTCTTAGAGGAAGCGGTGGTGACTCCCACTCTCCAGTAGCCATTATTTGCCAAATCCACCTCCCAGTAGCAGCGGCCGTGCATGTATCCCTCCCAGCCCAGCACACATGGCCAACTATCAAAGCGCTGAGGGTTGAATGGAAGGTCAGCCCCCTGCAGGGCCTCCTGGACCTTCTTCTGGTCATCAGACAGCTGTAGCCATGGGTGGTTGGTCTTGGGGTCAAGGGTAACGTCAACTGTGTTATAAGAAGAGTGTGGTGTTGGTTAGTATTCCGGTTTTGATTAAAGCCAATTAGATCGATTTCAAATTATTGgatgttttattatttcatattattttgttaaatgtaatgtataatattgtaattgtaatttataATCATTATTGTACAATTACTGGTAGTTTATTAAATAGGATTTACAATAAtacttttcttttaaatattatttattattgcattttatattatatttgtaaaTTGTATAGTCAATTAAAACATACATTATTCTTTACGTCcttacttatattattattattattattattattcttattattattggtgttgttgttgtttttgttgttggctAATTATGAGAAATAAAAGCTATTTTTAAAGACAGAAGTAATAAACATACCTGCTGCACTAGTGATCCAGCTCCACACTATAGAAGACAAAACCAAAAAATGAATGACAGCTctaatcatgacattttgacagcTTCAGAGTTAAGCACTAAAACACATTGGGCCAGATTCACAAACCTTAATGGTAACAACCACAAATGCCAGAAAATCTCAGAATTCCTTAAACTAAttaaagaagcagaaaaaaaacagcaacaaataaaaaataaatgtaacactAACTTCAATTGCCAGCATCCAGATGAGTTTATGATATTTATTCTTTTGAATCATGACAGAGCAGCTAAACTATATCTCTCTTCAATCTAATCTGATGGTGTTTGTAAAATACTGAGCTCTAAAACTCTCCTGAAGAAAGTCAGGTTCATCTCTATAGCAGTTGTGATGTTTTCCATGATTCTCAATCCAAACACTCAAAACTAGGCTGCCTGTTTGACCAAATGTGATTAAACATCATAGAAAAAttcattaaaatgattttaGCTGCTGGAAACCTGCAAATAAGGGAAAGCATGCAAGTGATAGATTTCATGCACATGTTAAATTATCGTACGAGCGAGCAAATCTTTTTTCCTCTTAACATAATTTCTTTCAAATCTGGGGTGcgttttatgaatctggcccaaagcatatataaaatatgtggtGATTAGAGAAATTTATGGAAAGTTACCTGAGTTAGGGATGTATTGTGGCATGCCtgtaagagaaagaaaggatgaaGGTAAGGGTGGTGGCACCAAACTGTAGTAAAAATTGTCCACTGAAAACTAGAGGAATTGAATAAGtagtttaatattaaaattatttagAAACATTATTTGAATATATGTCAATACACTGCAATACATTTCTTTAAAGTGTCTCATGCACTCTATATTTTTGTAATTGAGCTTAAGAATATTAACCTGCTTTCCAGGAGCGCTGCTTAGCAGAAAGCCATAGCTGAGGAACCACGTCCTGCATTAATGAAAGACACAGAAACACATTAAATCCACTGTCCATATATCATGATGTCCTGTATACGTTCATTCCACAAGCTTGATCATTTTCTAGGATGTTATTATAGACATGTTGTTATGACAACTTGGTCTCTAAATATTTGTGTACAATCTAAATTGCACACTTCCATATCCTATATCAGTCACATGCTGATGTCAACTACCTGTGCGATATGATATATCTTGTGTAAACTAGGGTCTAAAGGGCTTTACATAAACTCTTTGCCACAATGTGCCACTTTAAGCGTTCTATTCCCCACATCCTGATTTATTCACAAGTCCAACACACATTTAATATGCTGTAATGCTGTATGTTCATGAAAACACACATGAAGTATGAAACATCCAAAAATCAGGAGTTTAATCAACAAGATATCACAATAACTGAAAACTAACCTACAGAAGGTCTGAACTAGACTTTGATCAGCACCTTACAGGAATCTTACAGCACCTTACAGGAACCTTACAGCTATTGGGTTCATGCACTTCCCCTTATCTTTCATAACCTCGACTGAGTGACACAATTGCAGGCCTCATAAAcacaaagctgttttttttttactgagctCGTCAATTGCCTTAGTATGTGCAGAGTGCTCAGGAGCATTATGTAGGCCTGATCAGTGCAGTATCATGAACAATAAATTAATATTGAGAGCAAAGTTACATTTAATTAAGTGTACTGTCAACCTTGACATGATTAAGCTTTAATATTTTGATAAGAAAACATAGGTGTGTGTCTCCATAGTATCATCCATTACTCTTAGTTCCTTACTGAAATATGCCTGACCCACACCATAACTAACCACTGAAGGTTTGACCTGAAGAGAAATCAGTGTTTGTAATGAAGCAGCCCAGAGGCAACTGACCTTTCTGTCCTCTTTCAGTAAAGACCAGGTGATGAACTCCAGCAAGGGCATCAAAGACACCAGCCTCTTCTTTCTCAGACCAAGCAGACGAAGCGTCTGTGCCAGCTCCTCTCCCAGCATTCCACAGCTCTGAGGGGGGAACACAAAAAGCATGAggccacacaaaaaaaaaggttccagaAATGGTTTTGTGTgcaataccatagaagaaccactttggatTACCTAAAAACATGTGGTGGTGAAGAaccattactttttaaaacattaattcAAGTACAATTCTTTAGAGAGCCATAAGTGGTTCCTTTACAGCAGTGGATCTCCACGCCAGTCCTAGGGACCCACTGCCCTGCACAGTTACTACTACTCTCTGCCCCAACACACATCATGCACATCATTAGGGGCTTGAGCTGATGAGCTTATAAACTGAt includes:
- the LOC140544230 gene encoding uncharacterized protein, which gives rise to MKGILKDKTLKMNPLANVEAQSNSIGAVRWTLPEESVQVHSSAPCSGQFKNSFAPSTRSQQRQRQHSLKDLRSLQECLQFLNRWKLQVAEVCKKGTTAGEGCSKWASCAREEPEDPRTERSLEESRKLILQWADELNSVDMLSKDSKWMKERFEHSDVDEQQKKDQSEFLEERVMEWARELQSVSESCGMLGEELAQTLRLLGLRKKRLVSLMPLLEFITWSLLKEDRKDVVPQLWLSAKQRSWKAGMPQYIPNSVWSWITSAAVDVTLDPKTNHPWLQLSDDQKKVQEALQGADLPFNPQRFDSWPCVLGWEGYMHGRCYWEVDLANNGYWRVGVTTASSKRHGRIPMKPSKGYWTLWRSTRQFYACTDPETPLPLTLVPKKLGIYLDYEEGQISFYNVESKSHIYTFTGHFREKLYPLFAPLDGRTLMTISSPNSRSTS